In Phaseolus vulgaris cultivar G19833 chromosome 10, P. vulgaris v2.0, whole genome shotgun sequence, a single genomic region encodes these proteins:
- the LOC137819083 gene encoding uncharacterized protein gives MNCERGNISRALLAFIVDQYLARNQFSQTRACFRHEASSLFANALPNQNMLSLEEMLSQYILMKKQNIELEKEKVLLMQEKNRIQRLLQDMQNAMTLFNASSPWSNNNVAGVIANSALVPPMQNSITTLPPVASTTMVFPVQNTTSLPPSKPSPPMNSVNFSTPMVRGFDQNRKDSPAVYESGVAKKPRGRPPGKKKPVQGPKQVQGINMPLPSPVNKVDFGSSSGMTQSMVGNFAISGSHISTTHPTPFSFHSDTHGVTPVTGISPVATCNGEVIVPSSNVISTIMVEPQEQMVYKENNRGISPPEASKSDSVDKTSTGVLDVNSSHTLENLDKSFSKEISTSESERERDNYADLDFPNRGLDDWSKIDFSSFGIEDSFTNLSRDIEMQNQEFFDHQA, from the exons ATGAACTGTGAAAGGGGTAATATTTCCCGCGCTCTACTTGCCTTCATCGTCGATCAATATCTTGCTCGCAACCAATTCTCCCAAACGCGAGCGTGCTTTCGCCATGAAGCTTCTTCGCTCTTTGCCAATGCGTTACCAAATCAG AATATGTTGAGTTTGGAGGAGATGCTGAGTCAGTATATACTTATGAagaagcagaatatagagtTGGAGAAAGAGAAGGTGTTGCTGATGCAGGAGAAAAACAGAATCCAAAGGCTGTTGCAAGACATGCAGAACGCTATGACCCTTTTCAATGCATCATCACCCTGGTCGAATAACAATGTCGCAGGCGTGATCGCTAATTCTGCACTTGTTCCTCCAATGCAAAATTCCATTACAACTCTTCCTCCAG TTGCATCTACTACTATGGTTTTTCCTGTGCAAAACACAACGTCCTTGCCACCTTCTAAACCCTCACCACCCATGAACAGTGTAAACTTCTCAACACCTATGGTTAGAGGATTTGACCAGAACAGAAAAGATAGTCCAGCAGTATATGAGTCTGGAGTTGCAAAGAAACCTCGTGGTAGACCACCCGGCAAGAAGAAACCAGTCCAAGGTCCGAAACAAGTCCAAG GTATAAACATGCCGCTACCATCTCCTGTTAATAAGGTAGATTTTGGATCCTCTTCTGGAATGACTCAGTCGATGGTTGGGAATTTTGCAATCAGCGGATCACACATCTCGACTACACATCCCACACCCTTTTCATTTCACAGTGATACACATGGTGTTACTCCAGTTACTGGTATTTCTCCTGTTGCAACATGTAATGGGGAGGTCATTGTCCCTTCTTCCAATGTGATTTCAACCATTATGGTTGAACCTCAGGAACAAATGGTTTATAAGGAAAATAATCGTGGCATTTCTCCTCCTGAGGCAAGTAAGAGTGATAGTGTGGACAAGACAAGTACTGGGGTATTGGATGTTAATTCTTCCCATACACTTGAAAACTTGGACAAGTCgttttcaaaagagatttctaCTTCTGAGTCTGAAAGGGAAAGAGACAATTATGCAGATCTTGATTTTCCAAACAGAGGATTGGACGACTggtcaaaaattgatttttcaagCTTCGGAATAGAGGACTCATTCACTAACTTGTCAAGAGATATAGAAATGCAGAATCAAGAATTTTTTGATCATCAAGCTTAG